The following are encoded in a window of Bacillota bacterium genomic DNA:
- the carB gene encoding carbamoyl-phosphate synthase large subunit: MPRNPELKRVMVIGSGPIVIGQAAEFDYAGTQACRALKEEGIEVVLVNSNPATIMTDLEMADRIYIEPLTPDFLTRVIARERPQGLLPTLGGQVGLNLAVQLAEAGVLDKYHVSLLGTPLEAIKRAEDRELFKEMLRAIGEPVPESKVVGTVEEAVAFSREIGFPVVVRPAYTLGGTGGGLARNEAELREIASRGLALSMIRQVLIERSVAGWKEIEYEVMRDAADNCITVCNMENIDPMGIHTGDSIVVAPSQTLSDHEYQMLRTASLKIIRALGVEGGCNIQFALDPESFRYYVIEVNPRVSRSSALASKATGYPIARVAAKIALGLHLDEIENFVTRKTRACFEPALDYCVVKFPRWPFDKFGEADRTLGTQMKATGEVMAIDRTFEGALLKAVRSLELSVAGLSFPGLCELETPVLRAKLSAPSDERLFLIAEAIRRGFKIEELNALTGIDRFFLAKIREITKLEMALKEMKDARQFDRKVIARAKRMGFSDAMIGELMGIDPAAVKGFRVQHGINPVYKMVDTCAGEFEAVTPYFYSTYDLENEAIPTSRRKVLVIGSGPIRIGQGIEFDYCSVHSVWALKEEGVEALIINNNPETVSTDSDTADRLYFEPLTLEDVLHVIERERPEGVIVQFGGQTAINLAWPLAEAGVPILGTPVEKIDEAENREKFERLLARLGIPKPPGRGASSLEASLAIAREIGFPVLVRPSYVLGGRAMEIVYDEEDLKTFVASAAAVSPHHPILVDKYLQGKEIEVDAVCDGEDVLIPGIMEHIERAGVHSGDSIAVYPARLPEHVEAKIVENTVKLARALEIRGLLNIQFVYYQDEVYVLEVNPRASRTVPYLSKITGIPMVRLGTKVMLGKKLRDLGYEGGLLHPGALVAVKVPVFSFGKLHQVDTYLGPEMKSTGEVMGVDTSVPCALYKGLLAAGCSIPRAGTVLVTIADRDKEEALPIVEGLASLGLKFYATRGTARFLRKHGIEVQEVRKIEEGSPHVVDLIREGKVNFVINTLSGGEGPARDGFQIRRAAVEHGIPCLTSLDTARALLGVIHFLQSGGKSAIIALDEYTAPGFAKALGKG; this comes from the coding sequence ATGCCCCGTAATCCGGAACTGAAAAGGGTAATGGTAATCGGCTCGGGCCCCATTGTGATCGGCCAGGCTGCGGAGTTCGACTACGCAGGGACTCAGGCCTGCCGGGCCCTCAAAGAGGAAGGGATCGAGGTCGTCCTGGTCAACAGCAACCCTGCGACCATCATGACGGACCTGGAGATGGCGGACAGGATTTATATTGAGCCTCTGACCCCGGACTTTTTAACAAGAGTGATCGCAAGGGAACGGCCCCAGGGCCTCCTTCCCACCCTGGGAGGGCAGGTGGGGCTGAATTTGGCAGTGCAGCTGGCCGAGGCCGGGGTCCTGGATAAGTATCATGTATCTCTTCTGGGAACACCTTTAGAGGCAATTAAAAGGGCCGAGGACCGCGAGCTTTTCAAAGAGATGCTCCGGGCCATTGGGGAACCGGTGCCGGAGAGCAAAGTGGTGGGTACGGTTGAAGAGGCCGTTGCTTTCAGCCGCGAGATCGGCTTTCCGGTGGTGGTTCGGCCGGCTTACACGCTGGGCGGAACGGGAGGCGGCCTGGCCCGGAACGAGGCGGAACTCCGGGAGATTGCAAGCCGGGGCCTCGCTTTAAGCATGATCCGGCAGGTGCTGATCGAGCGCAGCGTGGCGGGCTGGAAGGAGATCGAGTACGAGGTAATGAGGGATGCTGCGGACAACTGCATTACCGTATGCAACATGGAAAATATCGATCCGATGGGCATCCATACAGGTGACAGCATCGTTGTGGCTCCTTCCCAGACGTTGAGCGACCACGAGTACCAGATGCTCCGGACTGCCTCTCTGAAAATCATCCGTGCCTTAGGAGTCGAGGGCGGCTGCAACATCCAGTTTGCCCTCGACCCCGAAAGCTTCCGCTACTATGTAATCGAGGTCAATCCCCGCGTGAGCCGGTCGAGCGCCCTGGCCTCCAAGGCCACCGGCTACCCGATTGCCCGCGTTGCGGCAAAGATCGCGTTGGGGCTTCACCTTGACGAAATAGAAAACTTTGTGACCAGAAAAACGAGGGCATGCTTCGAGCCGGCTCTTGATTACTGTGTCGTGAAATTTCCCCGCTGGCCCTTTGACAAGTTCGGGGAAGCGGACCGCACGCTGGGCACCCAGATGAAGGCAACGGGGGAAGTGATGGCCATCGACCGGACCTTTGAGGGGGCGCTTCTCAAGGCCGTCCGCTCTCTTGAGCTTTCGGTAGCGGGGTTGTCTTTCCCGGGCCTGTGTGAACTTGAGACCCCGGTGCTGCGCGCAAAGCTCTCTGCTCCTTCAGACGAACGGCTGTTTCTGATTGCGGAAGCCATCAGGAGAGGGTTCAAGATCGAAGAGCTGAACGCGCTTACCGGAATTGACAGGTTCTTTTTAGCCAAGATCAGAGAAATTACCAAACTCGAGATGGCCCTTAAGGAAATGAAAGACGCGCGGCAGTTCGACCGGAAGGTAATCGCCAGGGCGAAGCGAATGGGTTTCAGCGACGCGATGATCGGCGAGCTGATGGGCATCGACCCTGCGGCGGTGAAGGGTTTCCGGGTGCAGCACGGAATCAACCCCGTCTATAAAATGGTGGACACCTGCGCCGGGGAATTCGAGGCTGTTACTCCCTATTTTTATTCGACCTACGATCTTGAGAATGAGGCCATTCCCACTTCCAGGCGCAAGGTTCTCGTAATCGGGTCGGGTCCCATCCGCATCGGGCAGGGAATCGAGTTCGACTACTGCTCGGTGCACTCGGTTTGGGCCCTCAAGGAGGAGGGAGTTGAGGCTTTAATCATCAACAACAACCCGGAAACCGTAAGCACCGACTCCGACACCGCAGACAGGCTCTACTTTGAACCCCTCACCCTGGAGGATGTGCTTCACGTAATAGAACGGGAAAGGCCCGAGGGGGTAATCGTCCAGTTTGGGGGCCAGACTGCCATTAACCTTGCCTGGCCCCTGGCGGAGGCAGGTGTTCCGATCTTGGGAACACCGGTGGAGAAGATTGACGAAGCCGAGAACCGCGAGAAGTTCGAGAGGCTGCTGGCGCGGCTCGGGATCCCGAAACCCCCCGGCCGGGGGGCCTCTTCGCTGGAAGCATCCCTCGCGATCGCGCGGGAGATCGGTTTTCCTGTGCTGGTCCGCCCCTCCTATGTTTTGGGAGGGAGGGCAATGGAAATCGTTTATGATGAAGAAGATCTGAAGACCTTTGTGGCCTCGGCCGCCGCTGTTTCCCCGCACCATCCGATCCTCGTGGATAAATATTTGCAGGGAAAAGAAATCGAGGTTGATGCCGTTTGCGACGGGGAAGATGTTCTAATCCCCGGCATTATGGAACACATTGAGAGGGCCGGGGTCCACTCGGGCGACAGCATTGCGGTCTACCCGGCGCGCCTTCCGGAGCATGTGGAGGCAAAAATTGTAGAAAACACGGTGAAGCTGGCCCGGGCGCTGGAGATCAGGGGCCTCCTCAACATCCAGTTTGTCTATTACCAGGATGAGGTTTATGTGCTTGAGGTCAATCCCCGTGCAAGCCGCACGGTTCCTTATTTAAGCAAGATCACCGGGATTCCAATGGTGCGGTTGGGGACAAAAGTCATGCTGGGGAAAAAGCTCCGGGATCTGGGATACGAAGGAGGACTCCTCCACCCCGGTGCGCTGGTGGCTGTGAAAGTTCCTGTTTTCTCTTTCGGAAAGCTGCACCAGGTCGACACCTACCTGGGGCCCGAAATGAAGTCTACCGGGGAGGTAATGGGGGTGGACACCTCCGTGCCCTGTGCCCTCTACAAGGGTTTGCTGGCGGCGGGTTGCTCTATCCCCCGCGCCGGGACGGTGCTTGTCACCATTGCCGACCGCGATAAAGAAGAAGCCCTTCCGATCGTGGAGGGTCTGGCCTCGCTGGGGCTTAAATTCTATGCCACCCGGGGAACGGCGCGCTTTTTAAGGAAGCACGGCATCGAAGTTCAGGAAGTGCGCAAAATTGAAGAGGGCTCTCCCCACGTGGTTGACCTGATCAGGGAGGGAAAGGTGAATTTTGTGATCAATACCCTCAGCGGGGGGGAGGGGCCGGCTCGGGACGGGTTCCAGATCAGGCGGGCCGCCGTAGAACACGGCATCCCCTGTCTCACCTCACTGGATACCGCAAGAGCCCTCCTGGGGGTGATCCACTTTTTGCAGAGCGGCGGAAAAAGCGCCATTATCGCTCTGGATGAGTATACTGCGCCTGGTTTTGCGAAAGCACTCGGGAAAGGATGA
- a CDS encoding dihydroorotate dehydrogenase electron transfer subunit — MRKIVGKQPGEYQCAVLEQVSVAPGCLLLFLAAPQIARSAAPGQFVLIGCGTRYDPFLRRPLSIHQVKREQGEVGFLYRVRGIGTQWLAERRKGDVVSLLGPLGRGFTYPGRGKKGLLVGAGVGVAPLLFLAGELAALDWKLAILIGARTRTEIFRSGAFMEYGTVKTVAEDGSTERRGTVLELLYDELREGVWDGIYACGPRPVLKGVQRISKETGIPAQIALEERMACGVGACLGCVCQGAGEAPRYLRVCREGPVFDAWEVIL, encoded by the coding sequence ATGAGGAAAATCGTGGGAAAACAGCCGGGAGAATATCAATGTGCGGTTCTTGAACAGGTCAGTGTCGCCCCGGGGTGCCTTCTTCTGTTCCTGGCCGCGCCCCAGATTGCCCGGTCCGCGGCGCCCGGGCAGTTTGTCTTGATCGGCTGCGGGACGCGGTATGACCCTTTTTTGAGGCGCCCTTTAAGCATCCACCAGGTAAAGAGGGAGCAGGGAGAGGTCGGCTTTCTTTATCGGGTCAGGGGAATCGGGACCCAATGGCTTGCCGAAAGACGCAAAGGCGATGTGGTTTCCCTGCTGGGGCCTTTAGGGCGCGGGTTTACCTATCCAGGGAGAGGAAAGAAGGGACTGCTGGTAGGGGCAGGGGTTGGAGTTGCTCCCCTCCTCTTTCTGGCCGGGGAGCTGGCCGCCCTGGACTGGAAACTTGCGATTCTGATCGGGGCGCGGACGAGGACGGAGATCTTTCGTTCCGGGGCCTTTATGGAGTACGGGACCGTCAAAACCGTTGCCGAGGATGGCAGCACAGAAAGGAGGGGCACAGTTCTCGAACTTTTGTACGATGAACTGAGGGAAGGTGTTTGGGATGGGATTTACGCCTGTGGCCCCCGCCCCGTACTTAAAGGGGTTCAGAGAATCAGCAAGGAAACCGGAATTCCGGCGCAAATCGCCCTTGAGGAGCGAATGGCCTGCGGAGTGGGTGCCTGCCTGGGCTGCGTTTGCCAGGGAGCAGGGGAGGCCCCGCGCTATCTGCGGGTTTGCCGGGAAGGGCCGGTATTCGATGCCTGGGAGGTGATTCTGTGA
- a CDS encoding dihydroorotate dehydrogenase, whose translation MIDLSVEIAGIKMKNPVMVASGTFGFGAEYAAFFDLSKLGALVTKGLTLEPCPGNPPPRVCETPAGMLNAVGLQNPGVEVFLSEILPAMKAFGVPIIANIAGFTVEEYAALASRLTVPGIAGIEVNISCPNVKTGGMALGTAPELAAEVVEAVVKATPLPVIVKLTPNVTDIVALARAVAEAGAHALSLINTLLGMAIDVNTRRPVLANIMGGLSGPAIRPVAVRAVWQVARAVDLPIIGMGGICTGSDALEFILAGASAVAVGSAHFRDPLAAVKILAELEQYCIKNKVKNWQELIGAAWKEGPFYGCSRTVDCRP comes from the coding sequence GTGATTGACCTCTCCGTGGAAATCGCCGGGATAAAAATGAAAAATCCCGTGATGGTGGCCTCCGGTACTTTTGGTTTCGGCGCGGAGTACGCCGCCTTTTTCGATTTAAGTAAATTAGGCGCCCTTGTAACCAAAGGGCTAACCCTGGAGCCCTGCCCCGGGAATCCTCCTCCCCGCGTCTGCGAAACCCCGGCGGGCATGCTCAATGCGGTCGGGCTGCAGAACCCCGGGGTGGAAGTTTTTCTCAGTGAAATCCTGCCGGCGATGAAAGCTTTCGGAGTCCCCATCATCGCCAACATCGCCGGTTTCACCGTTGAGGAATACGCGGCGCTGGCCTCCCGCCTCACGGTTCCGGGGATCGCAGGGATTGAGGTGAACATTTCCTGCCCCAACGTGAAAACGGGAGGGATGGCCCTGGGAACCGCGCCCGAACTTGCTGCCGAGGTTGTGGAGGCGGTTGTAAAAGCAACCCCCCTGCCGGTGATCGTGAAGCTCACCCCTAATGTCACCGACATCGTGGCCCTTGCGAGGGCGGTTGCAGAAGCCGGGGCGCACGCTCTTTCCCTGATCAACACCCTGCTGGGAATGGCCATCGATGTCAATACCAGGCGGCCCGTTCTGGCCAACATCATGGGCGGCCTGTCCGGCCCTGCCATTCGTCCTGTGGCGGTGCGGGCGGTCTGGCAGGTGGCCCGGGCGGTGGATCTGCCTATCATCGGGATGGGAGGGATCTGTACGGGCAGCGATGCCCTCGAGTTTATCCTGGCAGGAGCTTCCGCAGTTGCGGTGGGTTCGGCGCACTTCCGGGACCCCCTGGCTGCAGTAAAAATTCTTGCCGAACTGGAGCAGTACTGCATCAAGAACAAAGTTAAAAACTGGCAGGAGCTCATCGGTGCTGCCTGGAAGGAGGGACCTTTTTATGGATGCTCGAGAACGGTTGATTGTCGCCCTTGA
- the pyrF gene encoding orotidine-5'-phosphate decarboxylase produces the protein MDARERLIVALDVETREQAETLVGELRDCVGFFKVGLELFCRYGPPVVSMIREQGARLFLDLKFHDIPRTAAQAARAAVRMGAAMLTVHVAGGREMLRSVVEAVRAEAGAGEAPRVLGVTVLTSLGTEQLKDDLGLFRSPLEQVLFWAELAKSCGLSGVVASAREAAAIRNRCGPDFLIVTPGIRPAGSGGDDQKRVSSPGEALRAGADYLVVGRPILQAPEPRRAALALIREMEEGLACRNRNC, from the coding sequence ATGGATGCTCGAGAACGGTTGATTGTCGCCCTTGACGTTGAAACAAGAGAGCAGGCAGAGACTCTTGTGGGGGAACTGCGGGACTGCGTGGGGTTTTTCAAGGTTGGACTGGAGCTTTTCTGCCGCTACGGCCCCCCGGTGGTCTCCATGATCCGGGAGCAGGGGGCGCGCCTTTTTCTCGATTTGAAGTTCCACGACATCCCCCGGACCGCAGCGCAGGCCGCCCGGGCAGCGGTGAGGATGGGAGCTGCGATGCTTACCGTCCACGTCGCCGGGGGGAGGGAAATGCTGCGGTCTGTTGTGGAGGCCGTCCGGGCGGAGGCAGGGGCCGGCGAGGCTCCCAGGGTCCTGGGGGTTACCGTCCTGACAAGTCTCGGGACCGAACAGCTGAAAGACGACCTGGGCCTTTTCCGTTCACCCCTGGAACAGGTGCTCTTCTGGGCGGAGCTGGCAAAGAGCTGCGGCCTTTCCGGGGTTGTTGCTTCTGCCCGGGAAGCCGCGGCAATTCGAAACCGGTGCGGCCCCGATTTCTTAATCGTCACACCGGGCATCCGTCCGGCCGGTTCGGGAGGAGATGATCAAAAACGGGTCAGCTCGCCCGGAGAGGCCCTGCGGGCCGGGGCCGACTACCTGGTGGTGGGGAGGCCGATCTTGCAGGCTCCGGAGCCGCGCCGGGCTGCTCTGGCCTTGATCAGGGAAATGGAGGAGGGTTTGGCATGCCGGAACAGGAATTGTTAG
- a CDS encoding orotate phosphoribosyltransferase, protein MPEQELLEVFRQHGALLEGHFLLSSGLHSDRYIQCARVLQYPEVAADLGRRLASCFRGLPVDLVVGPALGGVLVAHEVARALKVRALFTEREQGVMTLRRGFAVAPGENVLVVEDVVTTGGSTREVVAVMRQAGARVVGIGALVDRRTGSLDFDVPFHALLTLQIATYSPESCPLCREGKPLLKPGSREQIQVEERRP, encoded by the coding sequence ATGCCGGAACAGGAATTGTTAGAAGTTTTTCGGCAGCACGGGGCCCTGCTGGAGGGTCACTTCCTGCTGAGTTCGGGGCTTCACAGCGACCGCTACATCCAGTGCGCCCGGGTGCTCCAGTACCCCGAAGTGGCCGCGGACCTGGGGAGAAGGCTTGCAAGTTGCTTCCGGGGCCTTCCCGTGGACCTCGTGGTGGGCCCGGCTTTAGGGGGGGTCCTGGTGGCGCATGAAGTGGCGCGGGCCTTGAAGGTCAGGGCGCTCTTCACCGAGCGCGAGCAGGGAGTGATGACTTTGCGCCGGGGTTTTGCGGTGGCACCCGGTGAAAACGTCCTTGTGGTTGAGGATGTTGTTACCACCGGGGGCTCAACCCGCGAGGTGGTTGCGGTAATGCGGCAAGCGGGCGCAAGAGTTGTTGGAATCGGCGCTCTGGTGGACCGCCGCACCGGGAGCCTGGACTTCGATGTCCCCTTTCATGCCCTGTTGACGTTGCAGATTGCAACCTACTCCCCGGAGTCATGCCCCCTTTGCCGGGAAGGAAAACCGCTGTTGAAGCCGGGGAGCAGGGAACAGATACAGGTAGAGGAGCGCCGCCCCTAA